The Paenibacillus tianjinensis genome has a window encoding:
- a CDS encoding IS110 family RNA-guided transposase, which translates to MKYKQSKKQNQRIIRISENTLVVGADIAKETHVARAIDFRGIELGKDCVFSNTRTGLEQLVQWMKELQREHAKSDVLFGIEPTGHYWFTLAEYLGRQGIPLVIVNPHHVHKSKELEDNSPTKNDYKDAKVIADLVRNGKYSEPKLPTSVYADLRILMNLREKIMVNFGQVQRRVQNWLDRFFPEYTQVFKDWEGKASRITLGEFPTPGEVVEMGTEAIVQRWKKDVKRAVGAKRAQYLMETARSSIGLTEGLPAAKIEIKMLLEQYEMFARQLEEILAEVERLLSQIPGTEEMLTVPGVAVVTLAGFLAEVGDLSGYEHGQQIIRLAGLNLKENSSGKKKGKSSITKRGRARLRALLFRAVMPMVAKNAEFKALHQYFTKRSQNPLKKKQSIVALCGKLIRVLHTLGTKQIPYDANDVLGPVRQAQLQMAA; encoded by the coding sequence ATGAAGTATAAACAATCGAAGAAACAGAATCAACGAATCATTCGAATTTCCGAAAATACCCTTGTGGTCGGCGCAGATATCGCCAAAGAAACCCATGTGGCCCGCGCTATCGATTTTCGCGGGATTGAACTGGGGAAGGATTGTGTGTTCTCCAATACCCGTACCGGGCTAGAGCAACTGGTTCAGTGGATGAAGGAGCTTCAGCGGGAGCATGCCAAGAGCGACGTCCTCTTCGGCATTGAGCCCACCGGACACTACTGGTTTACACTGGCGGAATATTTAGGGCGGCAGGGCATTCCTTTGGTCATTGTGAATCCCCATCACGTACACAAAAGTAAAGAACTTGAAGACAATTCACCCACCAAAAACGACTATAAAGATGCCAAAGTCATTGCTGATTTGGTGCGAAACGGGAAGTACAGCGAACCTAAACTGCCGACGAGCGTTTACGCCGACCTGCGGATTCTCATGAATCTTCGGGAGAAAATCATGGTGAACTTCGGACAGGTGCAAAGGCGGGTGCAGAACTGGCTGGATCGCTTTTTTCCGGAGTACACGCAGGTATTTAAAGACTGGGAAGGCAAGGCTTCACGCATTACGCTTGGCGAGTTTCCAACGCCAGGTGAAGTCGTAGAGATGGGCACAGAGGCCATTGTACAGCGGTGGAAGAAAGACGTGAAACGAGCCGTAGGAGCCAAACGAGCTCAGTACCTCATGGAAACGGCGAGAAGTTCCATCGGTCTAACCGAAGGACTTCCTGCAGCAAAAATAGAGATTAAAATGCTTCTGGAACAGTACGAAATGTTCGCAAGACAACTCGAAGAGATTCTGGCCGAGGTGGAGCGTCTACTTTCTCAAATCCCAGGAACGGAGGAGATGCTCACCGTGCCGGGCGTGGCCGTGGTCACCTTGGCGGGGTTCCTGGCGGAAGTCGGGGATCTGAGCGGTTACGAGCATGGACAGCAGATTATTCGGCTCGCCGGACTGAATCTCAAAGAGAACAGTTCAGGAAAGAAAAAAGGCAAATCCAGCATTACCAAACGTGGACGCGCAAGGCTAAGGGCCCTGCTGTTCCGGGCAGTGATGCCCATGGTAGCAAAGAACGCCGAGTTTAAGGCGCTGCACCAGTACTTCACCAAACGAAGTCAGAATCCACTGAAGAAAAAGCAATCCATTGTGGCGTTGTGTGGGAAACTCATACGTGTCCTGCATACGCTGGGCACCAAGCAAATTCCGTACGATGCAAACGACGTTTTAGGGCCGGTACGTCAGGCCCAGTTACAGATGGCAGCTTAA
- the gtfA gene encoding sucrose phosphorylase, producing the protein MTVKNQVQLITYPDSMGGDLKALNHVLNRHFTDIFKGGVHILPPFPSSGDRGFAPLTYLEIEPEFGSWEDIREIGGTFDVLVDLMVNHISRQSAYFQDFLEKGRQSRYADLFITLDKLWENGEPVQADIEKMFLRRPLPYSAFTIKDTGEVERVWTTFGKTDPSEQIDLDVQSDQVKQLLTDFFTNFKKNNIKIVRLDAVGYVIKKLGTSCFFVEPDIYEFLDWIKGLADSLGIELLPEVHSHHSVQNKLAEHGFWIYDFILPYRILDTLVNKSSEGLLDYLKNRPAKQFTMLDCHDGIPVKPDLDGLIDTKKAKELVDICTERGSNLSLILSDEHKSEDGFDVHQIRCSYYSVLNEDDDAYLAARAIQFFTPGIPQVYYVGLLAGKNDEERVKQTGEGREINRHNYSLEEIEGSLQQEVVQRLLQLIRFRNEYEAFQGEFRVLDSSPQEVRLEWVKENRKCMLHVDLIRNHTMIDYVDDNGNQKIYTI; encoded by the coding sequence ATGACAGTTAAAAATCAAGTACAACTTATTACGTATCCCGATTCGATGGGCGGTGATTTGAAGGCACTGAACCACGTTTTGAACAGACATTTTACCGATATTTTTAAAGGCGGGGTACATATCCTTCCCCCGTTTCCTTCCTCCGGAGACAGAGGGTTCGCCCCGCTTACTTACCTCGAAATCGAGCCGGAATTCGGGAGCTGGGAGGATATTAGAGAGATTGGCGGAACATTTGACGTCCTCGTGGACCTTATGGTGAATCATATTTCCAGGCAGTCGGCGTACTTTCAGGATTTTCTGGAAAAGGGCCGCCAATCTCGATACGCAGATTTATTTATCACCCTTGACAAGCTTTGGGAGAATGGTGAGCCAGTCCAAGCAGACATTGAGAAAATGTTCCTCCGCCGGCCGCTTCCTTACTCGGCGTTTACCATTAAGGATACTGGAGAGGTTGAACGGGTCTGGACAACCTTCGGAAAGACAGACCCATCCGAACAAATTGATCTGGATGTTCAATCCGATCAGGTCAAGCAGCTGCTAACCGATTTCTTTACTAATTTCAAAAAAAACAATATAAAAATCGTCCGGCTTGACGCGGTCGGTTATGTCATTAAAAAGCTTGGGACGAGTTGCTTCTTTGTAGAGCCGGACATTTACGAGTTCCTCGACTGGATTAAGGGACTAGCCGATTCGCTCGGCATTGAGCTTCTGCCAGAAGTTCACTCCCACCATAGTGTTCAAAACAAGCTGGCGGAACACGGCTTCTGGATTTATGACTTTATCCTGCCCTATCGTATTCTGGACACTCTTGTTAACAAGTCCAGCGAAGGTCTGCTCGACTATTTGAAGAATCGGCCGGCAAAGCAGTTCACCATGCTGGACTGCCATGACGGAATTCCGGTCAAACCGGATCTCGACGGACTGATCGATACGAAAAAGGCAAAAGAGTTAGTAGACATCTGCACAGAACGGGGATCCAATCTCAGCCTGATTTTGTCGGATGAACATAAAAGCGAGGATGGTTTTGACGTCCATCAGATACGGTGCTCCTACTACTCCGTGCTTAACGAGGACGATGACGCCTATCTGGCTGCACGGGCCATCCAGTTCTTTACTCCCGGTATTCCTCAAGTGTATTATGTAGGGCTGCTGGCTGGCAAAAACGACGAAGAGCGGGTCAAACAGACGGGGGAGGGCCGCGAGATTAACCGGCACAATTACAGCCTGGAAGAAATCGAAGGGTCCCTTCAACAGGAAGTCGTACAGAGGCTGCTCCAACTGATACGTTTTCGTAACGAATACGAAGCTTTTCAGGGTGAGTTCCGCGTACTGGATTCATCGCCACAAGAGGTTCGGCTCGAGTGGGTCAAAGAGAACAGGAAGTGTATGCTACACGTGGATTTGATTCGCAACCATACCATGATCGACTATGTGGATGATAATGGAAATCAGAAAATCTACACGATTTAA
- a CDS encoding ABC transporter substrate-binding protein codes for MKKKWFKGLLSVVAFSLVLSACGNSKDANTPGEGSEGKEVKITLLNSKGEIQQQLEDAVKEFHNDNPNITIEVTAAPAGTSPFERASTLYASGNPPTMLIMDTGDVEKFKDRILDLSGEKWNADAVENATVLTTFDGKNYGFPLAIEGYGFIYNKAVLDKATGGNFDPSTIKTRDDMENLFKQIEASGKKALIISPMDWSLGAHFLPLAYAGQNKDMAEVNKFIDGLKAGTADLSTNNVFNGLMDTFDVMMKYNIDQNSPLSGVYERGGEMLGKGEVGIWFQGNWAWPQIKSFDTANGTYGFLPVPISNNAADYGNQEISSAVSKRIIIDKEKSTPAQQEAAKNFLNWMVYDQKGQDFLVNKASIIPAFKNITLPAADPLGQSIQDYIAKGKSEQSMSTLPADHWAKVGASMQKYLSKSGDRAMLTNEIIEYWKSVK; via the coding sequence ATGAAGAAGAAATGGTTTAAAGGTTTGCTTTCCGTGGTAGCATTTTCGCTCGTGCTTTCCGCATGCGGCAATAGTAAGGATGCGAACACACCGGGTGAAGGGTCGGAAGGAAAAGAAGTGAAGATCACGCTTTTGAACTCGAAGGGTGAAATTCAACAACAGCTCGAAGATGCTGTCAAGGAATTCCATAATGATAACCCGAACATCACAATCGAGGTTACGGCGGCACCTGCAGGAACATCCCCTTTCGAGCGAGCCTCAACTTTATATGCTTCCGGAAACCCGCCGACCATGCTGATTATGGATACCGGAGATGTTGAGAAGTTTAAGGACCGCATCTTGGATCTGAGCGGTGAAAAGTGGAATGCCGATGCTGTTGAGAACGCGACTGTGCTCACCACATTTGATGGTAAGAACTACGGTTTCCCTCTCGCCATAGAAGGTTACGGCTTCATTTATAACAAAGCGGTACTGGATAAAGCGACAGGCGGAAACTTTGATCCTTCTACAATTAAGACGAGAGACGACATGGAAAATCTGTTCAAGCAGATTGAAGCCTCCGGTAAAAAGGCGCTGATCATTTCTCCAATGGACTGGTCACTCGGCGCCCACTTTCTCCCGCTTGCCTATGCGGGACAAAACAAGGACATGGCGGAAGTGAATAAATTTATCGACGGACTGAAAGCTGGTACGGCCGACCTTTCTACGAACAACGTTTTTAACGGCCTGATGGATACATTCGATGTCATGATGAAATACAACATCGACCAAAACTCCCCGCTTTCCGGCGTGTATGAGCGCGGCGGAGAGATGCTTGGCAAAGGCGAAGTGGGCATTTGGTTCCAGGGCAACTGGGCATGGCCGCAAATTAAGAGCTTTGATACCGCAAACGGCACTTACGGGTTCCTTCCTGTACCGATCAGCAACAATGCAGCAGATTACGGGAACCAGGAAATTTCGTCGGCAGTATCAAAACGGATCATTATCGACAAGGAAAAGAGCACTCCGGCACAGCAGGAGGCAGCCAAGAACTTCCTGAACTGGATGGTTTACGATCAGAAGGGACAGGATTTCCTTGTCAACAAGGCCAGCATCATTCCAGCTTTTAAAAACATTACGTTGCCAGCCGCCGATCCGCTTGGCCAATCGATCCAGGACTACATTGCGAAAGGCAAATCCGAACAATCGATGAGTACGCTGCCGGCTGACCATTGGGCAAAAGTCGGTGCCTCGATGCAAAAGTATTTGAGCAAATCGGGCGATCGGGCTATGTTGACTAATGAAATTATAGAGTACTGGAAGAGTGTGAAGTAA
- a CDS encoding carbohydrate ABC transporter permease translates to MIKEKGKWNRIRTRLLFTGPTLFAFLTVMMVPFLYGIYLTFTNWDGISTTHSLVGFQNYSAVFKDIVFWKTFGLTLKYVAFTVILVNAVAFLLAYSLSRGIKGQNVFRAGFFIPNLVGGIVLGLIWQFIFSNVLVYVGQKTGIPILSTSWLADPDKAFWSLVIVTVWQYAGYMMVIYIAGLMSVPNDILEAASIDGASGWTRMSRMILPLMVPSFIVCIFLTLQRGFMVYDVNLSLTKGGPFKSTEMVSMHVYEKAFLSRDYGLGQAEALVLFLLVAAITLLQVYFSKKLEVEA, encoded by the coding sequence ATGATTAAGGAAAAGGGGAAATGGAACCGGATACGCACCCGGCTGCTTTTTACGGGTCCAACCCTGTTCGCTTTTCTAACGGTAATGATGGTTCCTTTCCTGTATGGTATCTATTTAACGTTTACAAACTGGGACGGCATCTCGACGACCCATTCACTGGTGGGCTTCCAGAACTATTCAGCGGTCTTTAAGGATATTGTGTTCTGGAAGACCTTTGGTCTGACACTCAAGTATGTCGCATTCACCGTTATTCTCGTAAATGCAGTCGCGTTCCTCTTGGCCTACAGCCTCTCGAGGGGCATAAAGGGACAGAATGTATTCCGCGCCGGTTTCTTTATTCCGAACCTGGTCGGAGGGATCGTCCTTGGCCTGATTTGGCAGTTCATATTTTCCAATGTGTTAGTGTATGTCGGCCAAAAGACAGGGATCCCCATTCTCTCTACTTCGTGGCTTGCCGACCCGGATAAAGCGTTCTGGAGTCTGGTAATCGTCACAGTATGGCAATATGCCGGCTACATGATGGTGATTTACATCGCCGGTCTCATGAGCGTACCGAACGATATTCTCGAGGCAGCAAGCATCGATGGTGCGAGCGGCTGGACGCGTATGAGCCGAATGATACTGCCGCTCATGGTGCCATCCTTTATCGTATGCATCTTTCTTACGCTTCAGCGCGGGTTTATGGTATATGATGTCAACCTGTCCCTCACGAAGGGCGGCCCCTTTAAAAGCACGGAGATGGTATCGATGCATGTGTACGAAAAAGCATTCCTTTCCCGTGATTATGGCCTCGGTCAAGCCGAGGCGCTGGTTCTGTTTCTGCTTGTTGCCGCTATTACGCTGCTGCAAGTTTACTTCAGCAAGAAATTGGAGGTGGAGGCATAA
- a CDS encoding carbohydrate kinase family protein: MFYYENRLAFKERGSDILTVGEMLVDMISEEYDDTFESGAYQKFFGGSPSNIAMNVKQLGIRPLVAAAVGRDGFGTFLINQLKKAGIETDLLQQADASTSMVVVTKSRSTPIPIFYRGADQELTFSPSLRAALQCTKIVHFSCWPISIPTARSTIERVIGEARDNGVLIGFDPNYHPLIWQRGEDGIAIVKSFVGQVDIIKPSEDDAERLFGKDSPENQIEKFLELGAKLVIMTLGADGALVSNGSETLRFDTLATEVKDTTGAGDAFWSGFYTALIRGYTIRQSLHLGFAVSAYKLRFTGAVAPLQTLEEIGRLYDIQEARK; encoded by the coding sequence GTGTTTTATTACGAAAATCGCTTGGCGTTCAAAGAGCGGGGGAGCGACATCCTGACGGTAGGGGAAATGCTGGTCGATATGATCTCGGAAGAGTATGATGACACCTTCGAAAGTGGCGCATATCAGAAGTTTTTCGGCGGCTCTCCATCCAATATCGCAATGAATGTAAAGCAGCTGGGCATTCGTCCTTTAGTCGCAGCGGCAGTAGGCAGGGACGGCTTCGGAACATTTCTGATCAATCAGTTGAAAAAGGCGGGGATTGAAACCGATCTCTTGCAGCAAGCAGATGCGTCCACCAGCATGGTCGTCGTCACGAAGAGCAGATCCACCCCGATTCCCATTTTCTATAGGGGGGCCGATCAAGAGCTTACCTTCTCGCCGTCACTGAGAGCTGCGCTGCAATGCACGAAGATCGTACATTTTTCATGCTGGCCCATCTCGATTCCGACAGCCCGCTCCACGATTGAGCGGGTTATCGGCGAAGCCAGGGATAACGGCGTTTTGATCGGTTTTGACCCCAATTACCATCCGTTGATTTGGCAGAGGGGAGAGGACGGCATTGCAATCGTCAAATCGTTTGTCGGCCAAGTAGACATCATCAAGCCGTCCGAGGATGATGCAGAGCGGCTGTTCGGCAAGGATTCGCCCGAGAACCAAATCGAAAAGTTCCTGGAGTTGGGGGCGAAGTTGGTCATTATGACGCTGGGGGCGGACGGCGCCCTCGTCTCGAATGGCAGCGAAACGCTTAGGTTTGATACACTGGCCACGGAAGTGAAAGACACAACCGGAGCCGGCGATGCATTCTGGTCCGGCTTTTATACGGCACTCATTCGGGGCTATACGATACGTCAGTCACTCCATCTCGGTTTTGCCGTCAGTGCCTATAAATTGAGATTCACCGGGGCCGTTGCCCCCCTGCAGACACTTGAGGAAATCGGACGATTGTACGATATTCAGGAGGCAAGAAAATGA
- a CDS encoding LacI family DNA-binding transcriptional regulator: MATIHDVALKAGVSVTTVSRVLNNRGYISEMTRTKVSGAMEELGYQPNEIARSLLRKQSNLFGLIIPNVSHPFFSQLADRVEYYAYLEGYKVLLCNSQMDPDKERDYIDMLKRNRVDGIIMGSHTLEVEEYRSLNSPIVTIDRKIHNNIPYISSDNYRGGQLAAELLVAKGCRKIAHICGNLELQMLSNQRTDAFLDVTIKHGVERLVVETGLNVFDENKYEKLLGQLLQEHPDIDGIFATSDILGAYAIKESLKAGKRIPEDIRIVGYDDVGASRWVRPELTTIRQPIDALGKMAIKLLRMQMDDELVAFENILPVELIERATT, encoded by the coding sequence ATGGCAACTATTCATGATGTGGCACTCAAGGCAGGTGTATCGGTCACAACCGTCTCGAGAGTTCTAAACAACCGAGGATATATCAGTGAAATGACCCGAACAAAAGTATCCGGCGCGATGGAGGAATTGGGTTACCAGCCGAACGAAATCGCCCGCTCTCTGCTCCGTAAACAATCAAATTTATTTGGTCTTATTATCCCTAATGTATCCCACCCCTTCTTCAGTCAACTTGCGGATCGGGTCGAATATTACGCGTATCTCGAGGGATACAAGGTTCTTCTGTGCAATTCTCAGATGGATCCAGATAAAGAGAGAGATTACATCGATATGCTTAAACGAAATCGGGTAGACGGCATAATCATGGGCAGTCACACGCTGGAAGTCGAGGAATATCGCAGCTTGAATTCGCCTATCGTCACCATCGACAGGAAAATTCATAACAATATTCCTTACATAAGCTCTGACAATTATCGGGGAGGCCAACTGGCCGCAGAACTTCTTGTGGCAAAAGGATGCCGAAAGATCGCGCATATTTGTGGTAACCTGGAGCTTCAGATGCTGTCCAATCAGAGAACGGATGCTTTTCTTGACGTGACCATAAAGCATGGCGTTGAACGTTTGGTCGTCGAGACGGGATTAAACGTTTTTGACGAGAACAAGTATGAGAAATTGCTGGGACAATTGCTTCAAGAGCACCCCGATATTGACGGCATTTTTGCCACCAGCGACATTTTAGGTGCCTATGCAATTAAAGAAAGCTTGAAAGCAGGGAAGAGAATTCCAGAGGATATCCGGATCGTCGGCTATGACGATGTGGGAGCATCACGATGGGTTCGGCCCGAGCTGACGACCATACGCCAGCCGATTGATGCCTTGGGCAAAATGGCCATCAAGCTCCTTCGCATGCAAATGGATGATGAGCTGGTGGCCTTTGAAAACATTTTGCCCGTGGAGTTAATTGAACGCGCAACGACGTGA
- a CDS encoding GGDEF domain-containing protein, with protein MTKGQELFEDVGKWQRKIMNGYWIVVLISLVAEIVALIIKMKLEPENVQYYLIYTMVIPTCVQVTLVTANELLERYYRKSRPYTIILTGTLIGAVLIYSNTTVIGIQYVMMIPMLIAAFQFTKKHLTFAFLMVIAELAIMYILFPLIWTHMTIFERFTLFYILSGEYLILVQLLHRGSDMLERLIRTSRSEHDLLIKNTIMERLSKTDALTDLYNHRTFHEYLDHLIDYCATNTIPLQIAVIDIDNFKSINDTYGHTVGDIILKRVADILQQSLTSDEIIARYGGEEFAIIFPAKTLEQAFDICEHARESISQIDHMEMEGRRVTVSIGLSGYVHGMSKSRFFSDADSLLYQAKKEPFL; from the coding sequence TTGACAAAAGGACAAGAACTGTTTGAAGATGTAGGAAAATGGCAGAGAAAAATTATGAACGGCTATTGGATTGTGGTTTTGATTTCCTTAGTCGCAGAGATTGTTGCCCTTATTATTAAGATGAAACTCGAACCGGAGAATGTTCAATATTACTTGATTTATACGATGGTTATTCCTACCTGCGTGCAAGTCACTCTCGTCACGGCAAATGAACTGTTGGAAAGGTACTATAGAAAATCACGCCCCTACACGATTATCTTAACAGGTACCCTAATTGGTGCCGTTCTGATTTACAGCAATACGACGGTGATCGGCATACAGTATGTCATGATGATTCCGATGTTGATCGCAGCCTTTCAGTTTACAAAAAAGCATCTAACCTTCGCTTTTTTGATGGTAATCGCCGAGCTGGCGATTATGTATATTCTGTTTCCATTGATTTGGACCCATATGACGATATTTGAACGGTTTACCCTGTTCTATATTCTGAGCGGAGAGTATTTGATCCTGGTTCAACTGCTCCACAGAGGGAGTGACATGCTGGAAAGACTAATCAGGACTTCGCGTTCTGAACATGACTTGCTGATCAAAAACACCATCATGGAACGGTTAAGCAAAACCGACGCGTTGACAGATCTATACAACCATAGGACCTTTCATGAATATTTAGACCATTTGATTGATTATTGCGCGACAAACACAATACCACTCCAAATTGCAGTTATCGATATCGATAATTTCAAATCTATCAACGATACTTACGGACATACGGTCGGAGACATCATCTTGAAGAGAGTGGCCGACATTCTACAGCAGTCGCTTACTTCGGATGAAATTATCGCCCGATACGGTGGAGAAGAATTCGCCATCATTTTTCCCGCGAAAACCTTGGAGCAAGCCTTCGATATATGTGAACATGCTCGAGAATCTATCAGTCAGATCGATCACATGGAAATGGAAGGACGCCGCGTCACGGTCAGCATCGGATTGTCAGGATACGTTCATGGTATGAGCAAATCCCGTTTTTTCAGTGACGCGGATTCCTTGCTCTATCAAGCCAAAAAGGAGCCATTCCTGTAA
- a CDS encoding helix-turn-helix transcriptional regulator: MNFICQELIAPDSPIEPIVQNFGFSSLNTFIPAPQKVYGMTPAQYRRKHRNGNTMEKV; this comes from the coding sequence CTGAATTTCATCTGTCAGGAGTTAATTGCCCCCGATTCTCCTATTGAGCCCATCGTGCAAAATTTCGGATTTTCGTCGCTGAACACTTTTATTCCAGCTCCACAAAAGGTGTATGGAATGACACCGGCCCAATACCGGAGGAAACATCGGAATGGCAATACCATGGAGAAGGTGTAG
- a CDS encoding carbohydrate ABC transporter permease — protein sequence MVGTRASSSLLKGLMLTVLLFLFIFPFLFLLINSFKENTEITSNPLAFAQKFSMENYTTAFEKMGYLSSFTNSLIITVLAVLLISLVSAMTAHYFVRNQTKFNQYTFLLMVASMIIPFQAIMIPLVKIYGSLDMLDNVWSLIYMYVGFGCSLAVFIYHGFVKGVPAELEEAAMIDGCTRTQTFFRIVFPVLMPTTATISILNVLWIWNDFLLPSLVLISPENRTLPLSTFSFYGTYSVDYGPLMAGLVLTILPIMVVYLFAQRYIIQGVMQGSIK from the coding sequence ATGGTCGGTACAAGAGCTTCTTCTTCCTTGCTAAAAGGGCTAATGCTCACTGTTCTTCTATTTCTTTTCATCTTTCCTTTTCTCTTTTTGCTCATCAACTCATTTAAAGAAAATACAGAAATTACATCAAACCCATTGGCATTCGCGCAAAAATTCAGTATGGAAAACTATACCACGGCGTTCGAAAAAATGGGGTACCTTAGTTCATTTACCAATTCCCTAATCATTACCGTGTTGGCTGTCCTGCTGATTTCACTGGTATCGGCGATGACTGCGCATTACTTTGTCCGCAACCAAACGAAGTTCAATCAATATACATTCCTGCTTATGGTCGCTTCTATGATCATACCGTTCCAAGCAATTATGATTCCGCTGGTGAAAATATACGGCTCGCTTGACATGCTGGATAATGTCTGGTCGCTGATCTATATGTATGTTGGATTTGGTTGCTCTCTTGCAGTCTTCATCTATCATGGTTTTGTGAAAGGCGTACCGGCTGAACTGGAGGAAGCTGCGATGATCGATGGCTGTACACGTACACAAACATTCTTTCGAATTGTCTTCCCAGTGCTCATGCCCACAACGGCCACAATTTCAATTCTTAACGTACTTTGGATCTGGAACGACTTTCTGCTTCCATCCTTGGTGCTGATAAGTCCAGAAAACCGGACGCTACCGTTGTCCACGTTTAGTTTCTACGGAACCTATTCGGTAGATTACGGCCCTCTTATGGCTGGTCTTGTGTTGACCATTCTGCCTATTATGGTGGTTTACTTATTTGCCCAGAGGTATATCATTCAAGGAGTCATGCAGGGCTCCATCAAATAA
- a CDS encoding nitrous oxide-stimulated promoter family protein, protein MRKEADQQLNDGPQIRKEKDIVAKMIRIYCKKKHHQTELCEECQNINDYAIKRLSRCKFGEEKTACAKCPIHCYKPVYRQKIKGIMRFSGPWMLLYHPVESIRHIPIPNKLRKSSSR, encoded by the coding sequence ATGAGAAAAGAAGCAGATCAGCAGCTGAACGATGGTCCCCAGATTCGCAAAGAAAAAGATATTGTGGCCAAAATGATTCGTATTTATTGTAAGAAAAAACATCATCAAACTGAGCTCTGTGAAGAATGTCAGAACATAAACGATTATGCTATAAAAAGACTTTCCCGCTGCAAATTCGGTGAAGAGAAGACAGCTTGTGCGAAGTGTCCTATTCATTGCTATAAACCGGTTTACCGGCAAAAAATCAAGGGGATTATGCGTTTTTCAGGTCCGTGGATGCTGCTATATCATCCGGTTGAGTCCATAAGGCATATCCCAATACCAAATAAGTTAAGAAAATCAAGCTCACGATAG